The Catellatospora citrea DNA segment CTTCACCCTCGGCCACACCACCACCCGCGCCGACCTCGACGCCCTCATCGCGGCCCTCCCCGCCGCCGTCGACCGCGCCCGCCGCGCCGGCATGTCCCGCTGACAGCCCCCCGACCGCGTTGATCATGAACTTATGGCACGGCTCGACGGCGTGTCGTGTCCACAACCTCATGATCACCGAGGGGTGTGGGTGCGCCGGATCCTAGAAGTGATCATGAAATTGTGGCGATGACTCGCCGGTGACCCGTGCCATAAGTTCATGATCAACGGGGAAGGGTGGGGCGGCGGGTAGGCTGTCGGGCGTGCGAGTGCTGGCGGCGATGTCGGGTGGAGTGGATTCGGCGGTGGCGGCTGCTCGGGCCGTGGCGGCCGGGCACGATGTCACCGGGGTGCATCTGGCGCTGTCGAAAAACGCGGCGACGCACCGGACCGGGGCGCGGGGGTGCTGCACCAAGGAGGACGCGCACGACGCGCGGCGGGCGGCGGACGTGCTCGGGATCCCCTTCTACGTGTGGGACATGGCCGAGCGCTTCCATGAGGACGTGATCGAGGACTTCGTCGCCGAGTACGCGGCGGGGCGCACCCCGAACCCCTGCCTGCGCTGCAACGAGAAGATCAAGTTTGCGGCGGTGCTGGACCGGGCGCTGGCGCTGGGCTTCGACGCCGTGGTCACCGGCCACCACGCGCGCCTGGGCGCCGACGGCCTGCTGCGCCGCAGCGTCGACCTCGCCAAGGACCAGTCGTACGTGCTCGCGGTGCTGAACCGCGACCAGCTCGGCCACTCGATGTTCCCGCTGGGCGACTCGACCAAGGAGCAGGTGCGCGCCGAGGCGCACGCCCGTGGCCTGGCCGTCGCCGACAAGCCCGACTCGCACGACATCTGCTTCATCGCCGACGGCGACACCCAGGGCTTCCTGCGCAAGCACCTGGGCAGCGAGCCGGGCGACATCGTCGACGCGGGCACCGGTGAGGTGCTGGGCAAGCACGACGGCGCGTTCGCGTACACGGTGGGCCAGCGCAAGGGCTTGGCGCTGGGCCGGCCCGCGCCGGACGGCCGCCCGCGCTACGTCCTGTCGATCACGCCGGTCACCAACACGGTCACCGTCGGCCCGGCCGAGGCGCTGGAGGTCTCGCAGGTCGACGGCGCGCGCACGGTCTGGATCGCGGGCGAGCCGCCGGTCGGCCCGATCGAGTGCGAGGTGCAGCTGCGGGCGCACGGCCGTCCCGCGCCCGCCGTCGTCGAGCTGGCCGGGTCAGCGCTGAGCGCGCGCCTGCGCCGCCCCGAGCGCGGCATCGCCGCGGGCCAGGCCGTCGTCGCCTACCGGCCGGACCCGGCCGGTGACATCGTGCTGGGCAGCGCCACCATCACCACCGCGTCATGACCGCGCGCGGTCCCGGCCGCGTCCTGCCGACCCGTCGGCACGGTGTCCGTCGCGCCGCCATCACCGCAGATCACCACGTCCGGGCGACGTGCGTGCCGTTCACTCCGCCGTCTGCGCGCCGCGCAGCGGCCGCACCGGGTCGTCCCCGCCAGCAGAACGAGGCCACACCATGAGCACGCCGGACGAGAACGGCACCATCCCCGCCGAGCCGCTGTGGCCCGCCGGGTCGGCGACGGGCATCGGCTCGCTGCCGGGCACGGACATCGCCGAGGCGGTCAAGTTCACCCTCGGCGAGCTGCCGGACCTGCCCTACCTGCCGGAACTGCCGGGGCGCGGCCCCGGCGCGGACATGATCGGCCGCAGCGCCGGGCTGCTGGTCGAGCTGCCGGTGGAGATCTACGCGGGCCGGTGGCGGGTCGCCGCGAGCCCGGGCCGGGAGCTCCGCCGGGCGTACGACCTGCGCGAGCGCGACCTCGACCAGCTCACCGAGCAGGCTGAGGGCTTCACCGGGACGCTGAAGGTGCAGTCGGCCGGGCCGTGGACGCTGGCCGCCAACATCGAGCTGGCCCTGGGCGAGGCGCTGGTTTCCGACCACGGTGCCACCCGTGACCTGGCCGAATCGCTCGCCGAAGGACTCAGGACGCACGTCGCCGACGTGCGGCGGCGGGTGCCGGGCGCGCAGGTGCTGCTCCAGCTCGACGAGCCGTCGCTGCCCGCGGTGCTGGCCGGGCGGGTGCGCACCGCCAGCACCCTGCACACCTATCGCTCGGTGGCCCCGTCGACCGTCCGGGACACGCTCACCTCGGTGATCGAGGCGGCCGGCGTGCCGGTGATCGTGCACTGCTGCGCACCCGACGCGCCCCTGTCGCTGCTGCGTGATGCCGGGGCGTCCGCGCTCGCACTGGACCTGGAGCTGGTCGGCACCGGCGCGGAGAAGCTCGACGCGATCGGTGAGCTGATCGACGCCGGGGTGGGCCTGTTCGCGGGCGTGGCACGCACGACGCCCCCGGCGAGTGGGCGGCAGCCCGACGCCGGGGCGCTGGCCGACCGCGTCAAGCGGCTGTGGCGGGACCTCGGCTTCCCCTACGAGCTGCTGGCACAGCGGGTGGTGATGACGCCGTCGTGCGGGCTGGCGGGAGCGACGCCCGCGTACGCCCAGGCCGTGCTGAAGGCCTGCCGCGAAGCGGGCAAGCGCCTGGTGGAGCAGTAGGACCGCCGCTGATCGGGCTCAGGCCGTGGCGGCTGCCGGGGTCCGGTAGCGCAGGATCTCGAAGGCGCGGGCGAGTGCGCCGGTGTCGCCGTCGGCGGTGAGCGCGCCGGACGCGACGGCCTCGGCGGGGCCGATCTCGCCACGGGTCAGCGCGTCGAAGGTGGCCAGGTCGCAGGTCACCACGAGGTCGGCGGGGACCGGACCAGGCCCGGACCGGGCGTGCACGCCGGCGTCGTCGGCGGTGATGTGGAAGACCTCGTCGCCGACGTGGAACCGGTAGGTCCCGTGCCCGCGACCGGCGTCGGCCGGGCACCGTTCGGCGAGGTAGAGCGCGATCAGCTCGGCGCGGGCGGTGCCGGGGTCGATCTCGTCGTCGACCGGCAGTTCGTTGCCCCAGGTGGCGAGCTCGATCAGCAGCGGGCGCAGGCGCTCGCCGTACGCGGTCAGCTCGTAGGCGCGCACGTCCGAGGCGGCCGGCAGGGCGCGCCGGATCACGACCCCGCTGCGTTCCAGCAGCTGGAGGCGTTCGGCCAGGCGGTTGGTGCCCATCGCGGGCAGCAGGGTCAGGAGTTCCTTGAACCGCCTCGGCCCGAGCAGCAGCTCGCGCACGATGAGAAGGGTCCATCTCTCACCGAGCACGTCGAGCGAGCGCGCGATCGGGCACAGCTGGCCGTACAAACGCTTGGGCATGGCTCAAGGATACCTTTCGCATGGCGGCAGCTATATGATTCGTATCTCAAGGCGATCGCTATACTTTTCATATAGTGTCGCTGGTGAAACCCGTTCCACCAGGAGGCAAGCATGAAGATCAACGGTTCTGTGGCACTCGTGACCGGTGCCAACCGCGGCCTCGGCAAGGCGTTCACCGAGGAGCTGCTGGCTCGCGGCGCGTCGAAGGTGTACGCGACGGCGCGCGTCGCCGCGTCGATCACCGACCCGCGGGTCGTCCCGCTCCAGCTCGACGTCACCGACCCCGCTTCGGTGGCCGCCGCCGCGAAGCAGGCCGGCGACGTGCAACTGCTGATCAACAACGCCGGCATCGCGACCGGGGCGGGCATCCTGGACGGCGACGAGGCGCTGCGACGGGAGATGGAGACCAACTACTTCGGCACGGTACGGGTGGCCCACGAGTTCGCGCCGATCCTGGCCGCCAACGGCGGCGGCGCGATCGTCAACGTGCTCTCCGCGCTGTCCTGGTTCTCGCTGCCCACCACCGCGGGTTACTCGGCGTCGAAGTCCGCCGCCTGGGCGGCCACCAACGCCCTGCGCCTGGCGCTGCACGACCAGGGCACCCTGGTGACCGGGGTGCACATCGGCTACATCGACACCGACATGGCCGCGCACGTCGACGGTCCGAAGGTCGCCCCCCAGCACGTGGTGGCGCAGGTCCTCGACGGCGTGGAGGAGGGGCTGCCCGAGGTGCTCGCCGACGACGTCAGCCGCCAGGTCAAGTCCGGCCTCTCCGGCGACCTGCGCAACCTGTACCCGGCCATCGCCTGAGCCGCGGGGCCTCGGGCGGCCGCTCCGGCGGCCGCCCGGCCCGCCCGGCGGGTGGCGTCCGGGTGGCAGGATGCCCCGGGTGACGGTCATGGACGCGGCCAGCGGGTCGCTCTTCGGGTTGGCGTACGGCGACGCGCTGGGCAAGCCGACCGAGTTCCGCAAGTACGCCGAGATAACGGCGCAGCACGGGCCGGGCGGGCCGCGGGAGTTGCCCGAACCCGCGCTGGTCACGGACGACACGCAGATGGCGCTCGCGGTCGCCTGGGCGCTGCGCGACGCCGCCCGGCCGACGCCGGCGGTGCTCGAACCGCTGCTGCGCGAGCGCTTCCTGGCCTGGGCGAAGAGCCCGGACAACAACCGCGCCCCCGGCATGACCTGCCTGAACGCCTGCGCGAACCTGTCGCGGGGGCAGCGCTGGCAGGAGGCGACGGTGGCCGGGTCGAAGGGCTGCGGGGCCAACATGCGGGTCACCCCGGTCGGCCTGGTCGCCGGCTACGACCTGGACACCCTGGCCGGGGTGGCGCAGCTGCAGGCGGGGCTGACCCACGGGCACCCGACCGGGCTGGCCGCCGCCGAGCTGACCGCGCTCGCGGTGCGCCTGCTGCGCGACGGCCTCGACCTGGCCGAGGTGCCTGCCTCGCTGCGCGACCGCTGCGCGGATCAGCGCACCGTCTACCGCGAGGACTGGCTCGGCGACCTGTGGCAGCGACCGGGCGTGCCGGCCCCGGAGGAGTTCGTCGCGCGGGGCTGGGACGAGTGCGCGGACGCACTGGACCTGCTGCTGGCGGCGCTGGCCCGGCCGGACTCCGGCGGTGACGTCTGCCTGGAGACCGGGGAGGGCTGGATCGCGGAGCAGGCGCTGGCCACGGCACTGCTGGCGGCGCTGCGCCACGCCGACGACCCGGTCGCCGCGCTCGGCCGGGCGGCGGCCACCAACGGCGACTCCGACTCGATCGCCTGCCTGGCGGGCGCGTTCCACGGTGCCGCCGCAGGGATGACGGCCTGGCCGGCCGACTGGGCCGCGCGCATCGAGTACGCCGACCAGCTCACGACGCTCGGCGCGGCCTGGGACTGACCTTCGCTGCCACCGCGTCCGGCGGCGCGGTGGCGTCATCATGATCTGTTTTTGTGGTCGCCCGGTGCTGCTGGGGCGACGTCTGGCGTCCACAAAAACAGATCATGGGCGGTCCGCAGGGCGCGGTCCGCCGTGTCGGTGGGGGCGGATACCGTGCACGGGTGACCAGTGAGGTAACCGACAAGGTCCGGACGCGGTACGCCGAGCTCGTGGCCAAGATCAATGATGCGCAGCACCGCTACTATGTCGACGACGCGCCGACGCTGTCGGATGCGGCCTACGACGAGCTGATGCACGAGCTCGAGGCGCTGGAGCTGGAATTTCCCGAGCTGGTCTCGCAGGACTCGCCGACGCAGCGGGTGGGGGCCGGCGAGTGGGCCGGCTTCGCCAGCGTCGACCACGCCGAGCGCATGCTCAGCCTCGACAACGCCTTCAACGACGACCAGCTCGCCGCCTGGGCGGTGCGGGTCGAGAAGGACGCGGGGGCGCCGGTGCGCTACCTGTGCGAGCTGAAGATCGACGGCCTCGCGGTCAACCTCACGTACGAGAAGGGCCGGCTGACCCGCGGCGCGACCCGCGGCGACGGGCGCACCGGCGAGGACGTCACCGCCAACGTGCGCCGCATCGCGGGCATCCCGCACAAGCTGGCCGGGGACAATCCGCCGGACCTGGTGGAGGTCCGCGGCGAGATCTACTTCCCGGCGCAGGCGTTCGCCGACCTCAACGCGGCGCAGACCGCGGCGGGCGAGCGCACCTACGTCAACCCGCGCAACGCCGCCTCCGGCTCGCTGCGGCAGAAGGACCCGGCGATCACCGCCAAGCGCGCCCTGCACCTGATCGTGCACGGCATCGGCGCCCGCAGCGGCTTCGAGCCGACCAGCCAGTCCGACGCGTACGCGCAGCTCAAGGCGTGGGGCCTGCCGACCAGCGAGCGCTGGCGGGTGGTCGACACGCTCGACGAGGTGAAGGCCTACATCGCCAACTACGCCGCGCACCGGCACGACCTCGAACACGACATCGACGGCGTGGTGGTCAAGGTGGACGACGTCGCCGAGCAGACCAAGCTCGGCGCGACCAGCCGCGCACCCCGCTGGGCGATCGCGTTCAAGTACCCGCCGGAGGAGGTCAACACCAAGCTCCTCGACATCGAGGTGAACGTGGGCCGCACCGGCCGTGTCACGCCGTACGCGGTGCTGGAGCCGGTGTTCGTCGGCGGCGTGACCGTCGCCAGCGCCACCCTGCACAACCAGCAGGAGGTGGCCCGCAAGGGCGTGCGCATCGGCGACACCGTCGTCATCCGCCGCGCGGGCGACGTGATCCCCGAGGTGCTCGGCCCCGTCGAGGCGCTGCGCGACGGCAGCGAGGTCGTCTGGCAGATGCCGAGCAAGTGCCCGTCCTGCGGCACGAAGCTGGCCCCGTCCAAGGAGGCCGATGTCGACCTGCGCTGCCCCAACTCGCGGCACTGCCGCAAGCAGGTGATCGAGCGCATCATCTACATCGGCGGCCGGGACGGCCTGGACGTCGAGGGCATGGGCGAGAAGGCCGCGATCGCGCTGGTCGAGGGCGGCATCGTCGGCAACGAGGGCGACCTGTTCGGCCTGGACGAGGCGCAGCTGGCCAAGTCGCCGTTCTTCCTGAAGAAGGACGGCACGCTGTCCACCAACGCGGGCAAGCTGCTCGCCAACCTGGAGCGGGCCAAGCAGCAGCAGCTGTGGCGGGTGCTGACCTCGCTGTCCATCCGGCACGTCGGCCCGACCGCGGCCCGCGCGCTGGCCGACCACTTCAACGCCGTGGAGGCGATCGCCGGCGCGTCGCTGGAGCAGATGTCGGTGGTCGAGGACGTCGGCGGCACCATCGCCGAGGCGGTGCGGGAGTGGTTCGCCGAGGACTGGCACCGCGAGGTCGTCGAGAAGTGGCGGGCCGCGGGCGTGCGCATGGACCAGGAACCAGTCGCCGACACCGGCCCGAAGCCGCTGGACGGCTTGACCGTGGTCGTCACCGGCACGCTGGAGGGCCACAGCCGCGACGAGGCGGGCGAGGCGCTGACCGCGCTCGGGGCGAAGGTGGCCGGCTCGGTGTCGAAGAAGACCAACTTCGTGGTGGTCGGCGAGAACGCCGGGTCCAAGCTGGACAAGGCCCGCTCGCTGGGCGTGCCGACCCTCGACGAGCCGGGCTTCGCCGTGCTGCTGGAGCAGGGCCCGGAGGCCGCGAAGGCGTACGCCGACGCGAACCGCGAGAACGAGTAGACCGGATCCGGCGTCGGCGCCGATGCGCTGGTCGTGCCGGCCCGCAATCCCGCCCGCGCGGTGATCGGCTGTCTCGCCGTGGTGTCCGCGCAGCGCGGCCGCCACGGCGAGGTAGTGGCGGATGGAGATATACGCAAGGTCGCATAGGTCTTACGTGGAGTAACGGAGGAAAGGGTCAAACAATCACATCTTCGTCACACGCGAACGCGCAGAGTGGTCTGGGGCGTTTTCGGGCTTAGAGTGAAGTGACCAGCCGCGATCGGCGGGCGGCGCCGTCTCGCGTCAATCGGCCTCGGGAAGGTGTCCATGGCGGCCACACCCCAAGCACTGCAGGCACATCGCAATCGTGTGCCCGCGGAGCGGCGGCGGAATTTCGGTGTGTACGTCATCGCCATCACCGTGGCAGCGGCTGCCATCACTCTGCGTGATTTCGCCCAGCTGCCGAGTGTCCTGGAACATGCCCCCGTCGGTTTCTGGGTGCTGGCCGGGCTCGCCGTCGCGGGCGACGCCCTGCCGGTGACACTGCCCGGCCGATGGAACACGTCGGCGATCTATCCGTCGATCTGCTTCACGTTCGCCATAATGATCGACTCCGGTCTCGCGGCCGCCGTAGTGGTGCAGGGCTTGGCGGTGGCGGTCGCCTCGCTGCGGCTGCGGCACGCGCTGTGGCGGGCCGTGTTCAACCTCGGCCAGTACACGCTGGCCTTCGGGTTCGCGTACGCGGTGCTGCACCTGCTCAGCGGCGACGCCCCGGCCGGACTGCCCGCGCTGGCCGCCTCGGCCGCCGCGTGGTTCGCGGTGAAATACCTGACCACGGCCACAGCGATCTGGCTGCGCGACGGCGGCTCGCTGCTGCCGATCATCATGGGCCCGCTGGCCAACGAGGCGCTGAGCACCGGCGCGCTGCTCATGCTGGGCCCGGTCATCGCCGCGCAGACCGAGGTCGCGCCGGAGCTGGTGCTGGCGCTGATACTGCCGCTGCTGGCGGTGCGGCGGCTGTCCATCATCACCGCCGAGCAGAACCACCTGGCCAACATCGACACCCTCACCGGCCTGGCCAACCGCAAGGCGCTGATCGGCGAGGTGTCCGCCGCGGTCGCCGGCCACGCCCAGCGCGCCGTGCAGGGCGACCCGCGCAGCCGCTTCGGCCTGCTGCTGCTCGACCTGGACCGGTTCAAGCACGTCAACGACTCGCTGGGGCACGAGGTGGGGGACCGGCTGCTGATCGCGGTCGGCGACCGGCTGGACCGGCTGGTGCGCTCCGGCGACCTGGTCGCCCGACTGGGCGGGGACGAGTTCGCCGTCGTGGCGAAGCGCCTCGACAGCCCCGACCAGGCACGAGAGCTGGCCGAGCAGATCGAGCAGGCGCTGACCGCCCCGGTCGTGCTGGACGGGCTGCCGCTCGACGTCGGCGGCTCGATCGGCATCGCCATCTACCCCGACCACGGCACCAACTTCGCCACCCTGCTGCGCCACGCCGACGTCGCCATGTACACGGCCAAGCACGACGGCGACGGCGTCGCCGTCTACGACCCCGACGCCGACCAGAACTCCCCGCAGCGGCTGAGCCTGCTCGCCGACCTGCGCACCATGCTCGGCCAGCCGGACCGGGGCGGGCTGCGGCTGTTCTACCAGCCCCAGGTCGAGATCACGACCGGTGAGGTGGTCGGCGTGGAGGCGCTGCTGCGCTGGCAGCACCCGACCCGCGGCCCGGTCAGCCCGGACGAGCTGATCCGGGTGGCCGAGCCCAGCTCGGTGATGCGGCTGCTGACGCGGTGGGTGGTCGAGGAGGCGGTGATCCAGCTCGCCAAGTGGTCCGCGTCGGGCATGCAGGTGCGGATGGCCGTCAACGTCAGCGTGCGCGACCTGCACACCGGCGCGATCGTCGAGCAGATCGAGGAGCTGCTGCAGCGGTACGGCGTCCCGCCGTACCGGCTGCAGTTGGAGATCACCGAGAGCGCGCTGATGGCCGACCCGCACCGGGTGCTGGCCACGCTGACCCGGCTGCAGCTGCTCGGGGTCGGCATCGCGCTGGACGACTTCGGCACCGGATACTCGTCGCTGCAGCACCTGCGCCGGCTGCCGCTGTCCGAGGTGAAGATCGACCGCTCGTTCGTGATGGCCATGGCCGACGACCCGGACGACCTGGTGATCGTACGGTCGATCATCGAACTGGCCGGGGCGCTCGGGCTGCGCGTGGTCGCCGAGGGCGTCGAGGACGAGCGGGCCTGGCGGCTGCTCCAGTCCGCCGGGTGCGAGGTGGCCCAGGGGTGGTTCTACGCCCGCCCGCTGCCGCCCGACGAACTGGCCGACTGGCTGTCGCGCACCACCCTGCCCGCCCGCAGCGCCTGAACCCCGGGGCCAGGGGCGCTGCGAACCGCACCTGCGGTGACAAATAGACTCGCTACGGGCGCGGAGCGTGTGCCACCCTTCGCGCTGTCCGAGTTCGCCGCTACGTGTAGGGGGCAGTCATGGCCGCCATCTCCCGCGAAGAGGTCGCGCATCTCGCGCGCCTGTCGCGGCTCGCCGTCACCGAACAGGAGCTGGACCGCTTCGCCGGCCAGCTGGATGTGATCCTGCAGTCGGTGGCGCGGGTCGGTGAGGTCGCCGCGGATGACATCCCGCCCACGTCGCACTCGGTGCCGCTGGTCAACGTGCTGCGCGAGGACGTCGTCGTGCCCGGCCTGACCCGTGACGAGGCGCTGTCGGGCGCGCCGGACACCGCCGAGGACCGGTTCCGCGTCCCCCAGATCCTTGCGGATGAGGAGTGACCCCGATGAGTGATCTGATCAAGTTGACCGCGGCCGAGCTGGGCGCGAAGATCGCCGCCGGCGACGTCTCCGCGGAGGAGGTCACCCGCGCGCACCTGGACCGCATCGCCGAGGTCGACGGCCGGGTGCACGCCTTCCTGCACGTCGACGACACGGGCGCGGTCGAGGCCGCGCGGGCCGTCGACGCCAAGCGCGCCGCGGGGGACAAGCTCGGCCCGCTCGCCGGCGTGCCGATCGCGATCAAGGACGTCATCGCGACCAAGGGCATCCCCACCACCGCCGCCTCGAAGATCCTCGAGGGCTGGCGGCCGCCGTACGACGCGACGGTGATGACCCGCATCCGCGACGCGGGCATGGTCATGCTCGGCAAGACGAACATGGACGAGTTCGCGATGGGCTCCTCCACGGAGTACTCGGCCTACGGCCCGACGTACAACCCGTGGGACCTGACCCGCATCCCGGGCGGCTCCGGCGGCGGCTCGGCGGCGGCGGTCGCCGGGTACGAGGCCCCGCTCGCGATCGGCACCGACACCGGCGGCTCGATCCGCCAGCCCGGCGCGGTCACCGGCACCGTCGGCGCGAAGCCGACCTACGGCGGCACCTCGCGCTACGGCCTGATCGCGTTCTCCTCGTCGCTGGACACGCCCGGCCCGGTCGCGCGCACCGTGCTGGACACCGCGCTGCTGCACCAGGTGATCGCCGGGCACGACCCGCGCGACTCCACCTCGATCCCGCTGCCCGTGCCCGACGTCGTGGCCGCGGCCCGGCAGGGCGCGACCGGCGACCTCACCGGTGTGCGGGTCGGCCTGGTCAAGGAGTTCTCCGGCGAGGGCGCGGAGCCCGGCGTGATGGCCGTCTTCCGCGACAC contains these protein-coding regions:
- the gatA gene encoding Asp-tRNA(Asn)/Glu-tRNA(Gln) amidotransferase subunit GatA codes for the protein MSDLIKLTAAELGAKIAAGDVSAEEVTRAHLDRIAEVDGRVHAFLHVDDTGAVEAARAVDAKRAAGDKLGPLAGVPIAIKDVIATKGIPTTAASKILEGWRPPYDATVMTRIRDAGMVMLGKTNMDEFAMGSSTEYSAYGPTYNPWDLTRIPGGSGGGSAAAVAGYEAPLAIGTDTGGSIRQPGAVTGTVGAKPTYGGTSRYGLIAFSSSLDTPGPVARTVLDTALLHQVIAGHDPRDSTSIPLPVPDVVAAARQGATGDLTGVRVGLVKEFSGEGAEPGVMAVFRDTVEALTKLGAEVVEISCPHFQYALPAYYLIAPSECSSNLARFDSVRFGLRVGDDGRNSLEEVMSLTREAGFGDEVKRRIIIGTYALSSGYYDAYYGQAQKVRTLITRDFTSAFEKVDVLVSPTTPFTAFELGARTADPYQMYLADLYTIPTNLYGGPAISVPVGLSEGLPVGLQIMAPTMADDRMYRIAAAVESTVGTFTPPAL
- a CDS encoding ADP-ribosylglycohydrolase family protein yields the protein MPRVTVMDAASGSLFGLAYGDALGKPTEFRKYAEITAQHGPGGPRELPEPALVTDDTQMALAVAWALRDAARPTPAVLEPLLRERFLAWAKSPDNNRAPGMTCLNACANLSRGQRWQEATVAGSKGCGANMRVTPVGLVAGYDLDTLAGVAQLQAGLTHGHPTGLAAAELTALAVRLLRDGLDLAEVPASLRDRCADQRTVYREDWLGDLWQRPGVPAPEEFVARGWDECADALDLLLAALARPDSGGDVCLETGEGWIAEQALATALLAALRHADDPVAALGRAAATNGDSDSIACLAGAFHGAAAGMTAWPADWAARIEYADQLTTLGAAWD
- a CDS encoding methionine synthase — encoded protein: MSTPDENGTIPAEPLWPAGSATGIGSLPGTDIAEAVKFTLGELPDLPYLPELPGRGPGADMIGRSAGLLVELPVEIYAGRWRVAASPGRELRRAYDLRERDLDQLTEQAEGFTGTLKVQSAGPWTLAANIELALGEALVSDHGATRDLAESLAEGLRTHVADVRRRVPGAQVLLQLDEPSLPAVLAGRVRTASTLHTYRSVAPSTVRDTLTSVIEAAGVPVIVHCCAPDAPLSLLRDAGASALALDLELVGTGAEKLDAIGELIDAGVGLFAGVARTTPPASGRQPDAGALADRVKRLWRDLGFPYELLAQRVVMTPSCGLAGATPAYAQAVLKACREAGKRLVEQ
- a CDS encoding SDR family oxidoreductase, with the protein product MKINGSVALVTGANRGLGKAFTEELLARGASKVYATARVAASITDPRVVPLQLDVTDPASVAAAAKQAGDVQLLINNAGIATGAGILDGDEALRREMETNYFGTVRVAHEFAPILAANGGGAIVNVLSALSWFSLPTTAGYSASKSAAWAATNALRLALHDQGTLVTGVHIGYIDTDMAAHVDGPKVAPQHVVAQVLDGVEEGLPEVLADDVSRQVKSGLSGDLRNLYPAIA
- a CDS encoding putative bifunctional diguanylate cyclase/phosphodiesterase — its product is MAATPQALQAHRNRVPAERRRNFGVYVIAITVAAAAITLRDFAQLPSVLEHAPVGFWVLAGLAVAGDALPVTLPGRWNTSAIYPSICFTFAIMIDSGLAAAVVVQGLAVAVASLRLRHALWRAVFNLGQYTLAFGFAYAVLHLLSGDAPAGLPALAASAAAWFAVKYLTTATAIWLRDGGSLLPIIMGPLANEALSTGALLMLGPVIAAQTEVAPELVLALILPLLAVRRLSIITAEQNHLANIDTLTGLANRKALIGEVSAAVAGHAQRAVQGDPRSRFGLLLLDLDRFKHVNDSLGHEVGDRLLIAVGDRLDRLVRSGDLVARLGGDEFAVVAKRLDSPDQARELAEQIEQALTAPVVLDGLPLDVGGSIGIAIYPDHGTNFATLLRHADVAMYTAKHDGDGVAVYDPDADQNSPQRLSLLADLRTMLGQPDRGGLRLFYQPQVEITTGEVVGVEALLRWQHPTRGPVSPDELIRVAEPSSVMRLLTRWVVEEAVIQLAKWSASGMQVRMAVNVSVRDLHTGAIVEQIEELLQRYGVPPYRLQLEITESALMADPHRVLATLTRLQLLGVGIALDDFGTGYSSLQHLRRLPLSEVKIDRSFVMAMADDPDDLVIVRSIIELAGALGLRVVAEGVEDERAWRLLQSAGCEVAQGWFYARPLPPDELADWLSRTTLPARSA
- the mnmA gene encoding tRNA 2-thiouridine(34) synthase MnmA, yielding MRVLAAMSGGVDSAVAAARAVAAGHDVTGVHLALSKNAATHRTGARGCCTKEDAHDARRAADVLGIPFYVWDMAERFHEDVIEDFVAEYAAGRTPNPCLRCNEKIKFAAVLDRALALGFDAVVTGHHARLGADGLLRRSVDLAKDQSYVLAVLNRDQLGHSMFPLGDSTKEQVRAEAHARGLAVADKPDSHDICFIADGDTQGFLRKHLGSEPGDIVDAGTGEVLGKHDGAFAYTVGQRKGLALGRPAPDGRPRYVLSITPVTNTVTVGPAEALEVSQVDGARTVWIAGEPPVGPIECEVQLRAHGRPAPAVVELAGSALSARLRRPERGIAAGQAVVAYRPDPAGDIVLGSATITTAS
- the gatC gene encoding Asp-tRNA(Asn)/Glu-tRNA(Gln) amidotransferase subunit GatC, which codes for MAAISREEVAHLARLSRLAVTEQELDRFAGQLDVILQSVARVGEVAADDIPPTSHSVPLVNVLREDVVVPGLTRDEALSGAPDTAEDRFRVPQILADEE
- the ligA gene encoding NAD-dependent DNA ligase LigA, which translates into the protein MGGPQGAVRRVGGGGYRARVTSEVTDKVRTRYAELVAKINDAQHRYYVDDAPTLSDAAYDELMHELEALELEFPELVSQDSPTQRVGAGEWAGFASVDHAERMLSLDNAFNDDQLAAWAVRVEKDAGAPVRYLCELKIDGLAVNLTYEKGRLTRGATRGDGRTGEDVTANVRRIAGIPHKLAGDNPPDLVEVRGEIYFPAQAFADLNAAQTAAGERTYVNPRNAASGSLRQKDPAITAKRALHLIVHGIGARSGFEPTSQSDAYAQLKAWGLPTSERWRVVDTLDEVKAYIANYAAHRHDLEHDIDGVVVKVDDVAEQTKLGATSRAPRWAIAFKYPPEEVNTKLLDIEVNVGRTGRVTPYAVLEPVFVGGVTVASATLHNQQEVARKGVRIGDTVVIRRAGDVIPEVLGPVEALRDGSEVVWQMPSKCPSCGTKLAPSKEADVDLRCPNSRHCRKQVIERIIYIGGRDGLDVEGMGEKAAIALVEGGIVGNEGDLFGLDEAQLAKSPFFLKKDGTLSTNAGKLLANLERAKQQQLWRVLTSLSIRHVGPTAARALADHFNAVEAIAGASLEQMSVVEDVGGTIAEAVREWFAEDWHREVVEKWRAAGVRMDQEPVADTGPKPLDGLTVVVTGTLEGHSRDEAGEALTALGAKVAGSVSKKTNFVVVGENAGSKLDKARSLGVPTLDEPGFAVLLEQGPEAAKAYADANRENE
- a CDS encoding winged helix-turn-helix transcriptional regulator, giving the protein MPKRLYGQLCPIARSLDVLGERWTLLIVRELLLGPRRFKELLTLLPAMGTNRLAERLQLLERSGVVIRRALPAASDVRAYELTAYGERLRPLLIELATWGNELPVDDEIDPGTARAELIALYLAERCPADAGRGHGTYRFHVGDEVFHITADDAGVHARSGPGPVPADLVVTCDLATFDALTRGEIGPAEAVASGALTADGDTGALARAFEILRYRTPAAATA